In Anomaloglossus baeobatrachus isolate aAnoBae1 chromosome 3, aAnoBae1.hap1, whole genome shotgun sequence, one genomic interval encodes:
- the PDE6D gene encoding retinal rod rhodopsin-sensitive cGMP 3',5'-cyclic phosphodiesterase subunit delta — protein MCNNERAQKIMEGFKLNSMILRDGETGKTMWQGAEDLSFPGVEHEARVPKKILKCKSVSREINFASEEEMENFRLEQKVYFKGQCLEEWSFEFGFVMPNSVNTWQSMIEAAPESQMMPANVLTGNVIIETKFYDAELLVSTSRVRLFYV, from the exons AAATTCCATGATTCTCCGCGACGGTGAAACGGGGAAGACTATGTGGCAAGGAGCAGAAGATTTGTCATTTCCAGGAGTTGAACATGAAG CTCGCGTGCCCAAGAAAATCTTGAAATGTAAATCTGTGTCCAGAGAGATCAACTTTGCATCTGAAGAAGAGATGGAGAATTTTAGACTAGAACAGAAAGTCTACTTTAAGGGGCAGTGTTTAGAAG AATGGTCTTTTGAGTTTGGCTTTGTAATGCCCAATTCTGTGAACACCTGGCAGTCCATGATAGAAGCAGCACCGGAGTCTCAAATGATGCCAGCTAATGTTTTAAC TGGGAACGTAATCATAGAAACCAAGTTCTACGATGCTGAACTTCTTGTCAGTACATCCAGAGTCAGGCTCTTCTATGTTTGA